The DNA sequence CCCGGATCCGATTTTCTTCCGGATTCGGTGTTATTGCTCGAGGCCGCCGGGAAGAGGTCACCGGGCGGCGGTCAGGCCACTCGGTGCCGCTGCGGCGCGGTGCGCGCCAGCCGGCGTCGGTCCTCGGCGGTGGTCCCGCCGAAAACACCGTGGTCGAGCCCGTTGTCGAGCGCGTAGCCCAGGCATTCGGCGCGCACCGGGCAGCGTGCGCACACGGCCTTGGCCTGCGCTGTCTGCCGGGCGCCGGGGCCTACCGCGGAGATCGGGAAGAACAGTTCCGGGTCCTCGTCCTTGCAGGCCGCGAGTTCCGCCCAGCCCGTCATCGTGGCTTCCATTTCCTTCGTTCACCTCCCTCGGTTCTTCTGTTTCCCATTGTCATCGCGCGTCAACCGACTTGACCGCCGCGGGCGCGCGAGCGAACCCGCGTCGGTCAAGGGGGTTTTGGCTTCGGTCCCCGGCTCACCCTCCGGGCAACCAAGACTGCAACACATGAGAGTACGCCCTTCTTCCCGGGATCTCGATGTCGATCACGTCACCCGATCGGCGCGGTCACGCCCCGGCGCGTCCCTTGCGACGGTCGCCCGAACGTGCTCCACCGACCGGCCCCGGCCGGTGGCCGCCGATGAGCTTTCCGCTGTCCGGCAAGGCTTTCCCGCGCGGGCGCGGCCGAAACCGCGACCGCCCGAGCCGATCTTCCCGCCGGCGGCGCCCACCGGGGGGACCCGGCCCGCGACACCCCGCCGGCGTCCGGAATCCGCCGTTCGCGGCTTCGCGCCCGCACCGGCCCGCCACCGGACCTCGTCTCAGTGATCATCGGGCTCGGGTACCCGACCTGTCCGCGGTCATTCGTCACATCGCGTCACCAAGGAGAAGCGTCCCATTACTCCTACCGGGCAGTCTTGATCTAATCGTTACACGTAGCGGTCACCTCGCCGCACCTGTCCTTGTGGAGGCGAGGGGTGGTGAGGGGTCGGTGGGCGGTCACGACGATTTCGACGCGTTCTTCCGCGCCGACTTCGCGCCGCTGGTGGCGTTCCTCTGCAAGGCCGGGTTCGAGGTCGAGACCGCGCGGGACGCGGCCGCGGAGGCGATGGTCCACGCGCTGGAGGCGTGGCACACCCTCGAGGACCCGCGGGCGTGGGTCCGCCGGGTCGCCGGGCGGCTGCTCGACGGCACGGGCGACGCGCGGGCGGACTGGACGCTGGCGGGTGATCCGCGGGCCGACCACGAGCTCGCCGTGCTGGTCGACCAGCACGCCGGGCTCATCGACCTGCTCGCGTCCCTGCCCGGCCGGCAGCGGATGGTCCTGGCGTGGTCCCTCGACGGGTTCACCCCGGCGCAGATCGCGGACGCGCTGCGGATCGCACCCGCGACCGTCCGCTCCACCCTCCGCCACGTGCGGGAACGCCTTCGGCGACTCCGGGCCGTTCGGCCCGGTGACCAGCGGGACAGGGAAAGGTGAGCACCATGCCGGCAACCGAGTACGGGGACCGGGCGATCACCGAGCTGCTGCGGGAGTCCAACACCGCGCTGCACGACTCGCTGCGGGCCGGCCTCGACGTGGAGGGAACCCTGCTGCGGGTGCGCAGCAGGGTGCTGGTCCGGGAGATCGCCGCGGCGCAGCCCGCCGACGCCTTCCCCGCGCACTGGCGCCGGCACGACGAGCCGGTCGCGGACGCCATCGCCGGTGACGACGCCGCGACCGCCCGGCTGCTCGCCACCATCCGCCCGCTGGTCGTGCGCTACTGCCGGGCCCGCGTCGGCCGCCACGAGCGTTCGTTCGCTTCGGCCGACGACGTCGCGCAGGAGGTGTGCCTCGCCGTGCTCACCGCGCTGCCGGCCTACCGCGACCAGGGCCGGCCGTTCCTCGCGTTCGTCTACGGCATCGCCCAGCACAAGGTCGCGGACGCCCACCGCGCCGCGGCCCGCAACCGCACCGACCCGGTGCCCGAGATCCCGGACGGCGTCAGCGAAGCCGCCGGCCCCGAGCAGCACGCGCTGCGGTTCGAGCTGAACGAGCGGCTGGCCCGGCTGCTGGACGTGCTCCCGGCGAAGCAGCGCGAAATCGTCGTGCTGCGGATCGTGGTCGGGCTGTCGGCGGAGGAGACGGCAGCCGCGGTCGGCTCCACCCCCGGCGCCGTCCGCGTCGCCCAGCACCGCGCGCTCGGCCGGCTCCGAAGACTCCTGGGCGACGACGACTGACTCAGCGCCGCACCCGCTCCAGGACGAACTCCGCCAGCGCCGCGGCCGGCCCGGCCATCGACTCCCGCGCCAGCAGCATGAACTCGATGTCGCCGGGTTCGGGCAGGCCGTCGAGCTCGACCAGGTCGGCCGGGACGAGGCTGCGCGCGTGCAGGGTGACGCCGAGGCCGGCCGCCGCCGCGGCGCGCAGGCCGGTCAGGCTCGACGTCTGGCACGCCGCGCGCCACTCGAGACCCGCGCGTTCGAGGCACTCGACCGCCAGCTGCCGCGTGATGGACGGCATCGGGTACTGCACCAGCGGCACCGGCTGACCGGGCTCCAGCACCGTGGCCGCCGAGCCGATCCAGACCAGCGGCTCCCGCCAGAGCAGCCGCCCGTGGTGCGCGCCCGGACGGCGCTTGCCCAGCACCAGGTCCAGCTGCCCGGCGCGCAGCCGCTGCGCCAGGACGTCCGAGAGCTCGACCGTCAGCTCGACGTCCACCAGCGGGTGGCTGCGCCGCAGCCGGTGCAGGATCTCCGGCAGCTCGCCGAGCGCGAAGTCCTCGGACACCCCGAACCGGACGCGGCCGCGCAGTTCGGCGCCGCGGAAGTGCCGCTCCGCGCGCTCTTCGGTGTCGACGACCGTCTGCGCGAACCCCAGCATCGCCTGCCCGCGCGCGGTGAGCTCGACGGTGTGGGTGTCGCGGGCGAACAGCAGGCCGCCGGAATCGCGTTCGAGCCGCCGGACGTGCTGGCTGACGGTCGGCTGGCCGACGCCCAGCCGTCGCGCGGCCGCGGTGAAGCTGCGCGTCTCGGCGACGGCGAGGAACGAACGGCACAGGCGGGGGTCCAGCACGCGGCCACTTTATCGCGATTCACGATGACAGTCAGTCCGGTCATCGGGGTTCACAATGAACGCGACGCCGCCGACAATGGCTGTGGAAGGAGATCCATGTCCCGGTTGCGTCTCGACCCGTTCGTCCTCGCCATCCTCGCCACCGTCGGCGTCGCCACCCTGCTGCCCGCTTCGGGCGCGGTGGCCGGTGGCTTCGGCACCGCCACCACGGTCGCCGTCGGCCTGCTGTTCTTCCTGTACGGCGCCCGGCTGTCCACGCAGGAAGCCCTCGACGGCCTGCGGCACTGGCGGCTCCACGCGGTCGTGCTCGGCGCGACGTTCGTGCTGTTCCCGCTGCTCGGCCTGGCCCTGTTCGCGCTGCCGTCGTCGGTGCTGCCCGCGCAGCTGGCCGCCGGGGTGCTGTTCCTCGCCGTGCTGCCCTCGACCGTGCAGTCGTCGATCGCGTTCACCTCGATCGCCCGCGGCAACGTCGCGGCGGCGATCTGCAGCGCGTCGCTGTCCAACCTGGCCGGGATCGTGCTCACCCCGCTGCTGGTGGCGCTGCTGCTCGCGGGCGACGGCGCCGGCGTCGACGGGTCGGCCGTGCTGGGGATCGTGCTGCAGCTGCTCGCGCCGTTCGTGGCGGGCCAGCTGGCGCGGCGCTGGATCGGCGGCTGGATCTCGGCGCACGCGGCGCCGCTCAAGCTGGTCGACCGCGGCTCGATCCTGCTGGTGGTCTACACGGCGTTCAGCGCGGGCATGACCGAAGGCATCTGGCACCGGCTCGACCTGGGCCACCTGCTGGTGCTCGGCGCCGTGTGCTGCGCGCTGCTGGCGGTCGTGCTGGCCGCGACCGGCTGGGGCGCCCGCCTGCTGGGCTTCGCCCGCGCCGACCGGATCACCATCGTGTTCTGCGGGTCGAAGAAGAGCCTGGCGAGCGGCCTGCCGATGGCGACGGTGCTGTTCGGGCACGCGCAGGTGGGGCTGATCGTGCTGCCGCTGATGCTGTTCCACCAGATCCAGCTGATCGTCTGCGCGACACTGGCCCGGCGCTACGCCGCTTCGGAAGAGCGGGAACTCGTGCCCGCCTGACCGATGAGTTCCCGCGGCCGCACTCGTCGGTACCTGGTGTCACCCCTCCAGGAAAGGCGGCCCCGTGGCCAAGGTCCTCTACCACATCACGATGTCCCTCGACGGCTTCGTCGCCGGCCCCGCCGACGACATGTCCTGGCTGGGCGGCTTGTCCACCGGCCCGAACCCGGTCGTCGAGCGGCTGCTGGGCGAGATCGGCGCGGTCGTCATGGGGCACAACACGTACGCTCCGGCGACGAGCGCGGAGGGCGAGGTCTACGGCGGCCGCGTCCGGGTCCCGATCTTCGTGGTCACCCGCGACGACCCGGCGTCGGCCGAGCCGGGGTTCACGTTCGAGCCGGACTTGCGGACAGCGGTCGCGTCGGCGTCCACCGCGGCGGGGGACGGTTACGTCGCGGTACTGGGCCCGACGACGGCCCGCCGTTGCCTGGAGGCGGGCCTGCTCGACGAGGTCCTGGTCCACGTGGCCCCGATCCTCCTCGGCGACGGCGTCCGGCTCTTCGACCACCCGGGTGGGACGCAGATCCGGCTGGAGCCGGTGGAGCTGACGACGGCCGGGGGTTTCGGGACGTTCCGATACCGGGTTGAGTCCGCTGTGGACAGTCGGGCGTAACGGCGGCGGGCGGCGGAGCGATCCCGGTGGCGTCGTTCCCAGGGGAGGATCCACCATGGCACTTCAGGTTCGAACCGCATTGGCCGCGCTGGGCGGCGCCGTCGTCGTCACCGCGGGGGCGGTCGCGTTCTCGGGCGCGTCCGCCGCCGTCGGCCCGGCACCGGCCCCGATCGTCCAGGCGGCGCAGGCCACCTGCGTGACCGACGGCAGCGGGTTCTGCACGGTCACCCACGGCCTCGGCGCGGTGCCGGAGGCGGTCGTGGTCTCGGCGAAC is a window from the Amycolatopsis sp. cg9 genome containing:
- a CDS encoding WhiB family transcriptional regulator, encoding MEATMTGWAELAACKDEDPELFFPISAVGPGARQTAQAKAVCARCPVRAECLGYALDNGLDHGVFGGTTAEDRRRLARTAPQRHRVA
- a CDS encoding RNA polymerase sigma factor, producing MGGHDDFDAFFRADFAPLVAFLCKAGFEVETARDAAAEAMVHALEAWHTLEDPRAWVRRVAGRLLDGTGDARADWTLAGDPRADHELAVLVDQHAGLIDLLASLPGRQRMVLAWSLDGFTPAQIADALRIAPATVRSTLRHVRERLRRLRAVRPGDQRDRER
- the shbA gene encoding RNA polymerase sigma factor ShbA, coding for MAAAQPADAFPAHWRRHDEPVADAIAGDDAATARLLATIRPLVVRYCRARVGRHERSFASADDVAQEVCLAVLTALPAYRDQGRPFLAFVYGIAQHKVADAHRAAARNRTDPVPEIPDGVSEAAGPEQHALRFELNERLARLLDVLPAKQREIVVLRIVVGLSAEETAAAVGSTPGAVRVAQHRALGRLRRLLGDDD
- a CDS encoding LysR family transcriptional regulator; protein product: MLDPRLCRSFLAVAETRSFTAAARRLGVGQPTVSQHVRRLERDSGGLLFARDTHTVELTARGQAMLGFAQTVVDTEERAERHFRGAELRGRVRFGVSEDFALGELPEILHRLRRSHPLVDVELTVELSDVLAQRLRAGQLDLVLGKRRPGAHHGRLLWREPLVWIGSAATVLEPGQPVPLVQYPMPSITRQLAVECLERAGLEWRAACQTSSLTGLRAAAAAGLGVTLHARSLVPADLVELDGLPEPGDIEFMLLARESMAGPAAALAEFVLERVRR
- a CDS encoding bile acid:sodium symporter family protein, with protein sequence MSRLRLDPFVLAILATVGVATLLPASGAVAGGFGTATTVAVGLLFFLYGARLSTQEALDGLRHWRLHAVVLGATFVLFPLLGLALFALPSSVLPAQLAAGVLFLAVLPSTVQSSIAFTSIARGNVAAAICSASLSNLAGIVLTPLLVALLLAGDGAGVDGSAVLGIVLQLLAPFVAGQLARRWIGGWISAHAAPLKLVDRGSILLVVYTAFSAGMTEGIWHRLDLGHLLVLGAVCCALLAVVLAATGWGARLLGFARADRITIVFCGSKKSLASGLPMATVLFGHAQVGLIVLPLMLFHQIQLIVCATLARRYAASEERELVPA
- a CDS encoding dihydrofolate reductase family protein; translation: MAKVLYHITMSLDGFVAGPADDMSWLGGLSTGPNPVVERLLGEIGAVVMGHNTYAPATSAEGEVYGGRVRVPIFVVTRDDPASAEPGFTFEPDLRTAVASASTAAGDGYVAVLGPTTARRCLEAGLLDEVLVHVAPILLGDGVRLFDHPGGTQIRLEPVELTTAGGFGTFRYRVESAVDSRA